The Streptomyces cyanogenus DNA segment GGGCGAGCCGCTCCTCGTTGCAGGCGATCACCGCGCCGAAGCGCAGGTTGTCCGGGTCGTAGTGCGGGCCGAAGGAGAAGGCGTGCCGGGTGTCGATCCCGGCCCCGGGGTCCCCTCCGCGGTAGCGCTCACCGGCGCGCCGAACGTCCATCACGGTCATCACGGTAGCCCGGCCGGGCCCCGGGATCCGACCAGGGGCAAGGGCCCACCGACACCGCCTGTCCCCACGCGTCGGCCGCGAGGGAGTTCGGAGGAGGGCGCCCCCCGGAGGCGACCGAGCCGTCAAGCACAGCCCCGGCGGCGCACCTGCCCGGCCCGATAAGGCAGTCTTGTCCCCGTGCCCGAACCCGAATCCCACAACGGCGATCCCGCAGCCCACGACGTCCACCCGCACTCCGCGACCCTGAAGCGACTGGAGAAGTCCTCGGGGCGTCTCGCCGCGCAGGCGATCGCGCGCATGGACGAGTCCCTGCCGTGGTACCGGGCCATGCCCCCGGAGAACCGTTCCTGGATCGGCCTCGTCGCCCAGGCGGGCATCGCGGCCTTCACCGAGTGGTTCCGGCGCCCGGACGCACCCCAGGCGATCTCCACGGACGTCTTCGGGACCGCCCCGCGTGAGCTGACCCGGGCCATCACGCTGCGGCAGACCGTGGAGATGGTGCGGACCACCATCGAGGTCATGGAGAGCGCCATCGACGAGGTGGCCGCGCCCGGCGACGAGAGCGTGCTGCGCGAGGCGCTGCTGGTGTACGCCCGGGAGATCGCCTTCGCCACCGCCCAGGTGTACGCCCAGGCCGCCGAGGCACGCGGTGCCTGGGACGCGCGTCTGGAGTCGCTGGTGGTGAACGCCGTGCTGAGCGGGGAGGCGGACGAGGGCGCGGTCAGCCGGGCCGCCGCGCTGGGCTGGAACTCGCCCGAGCACGTGTGCGTGGTGCTCGGGACCGCGCCCGACGGCGACAGCGAGCTGACGGTGGAGGCGATCCGGCGGGCCGCGCGCCACGCCAAGCTCCAGGTGCTCACGGGGGTGCTCGGGGACCGGCTGGTCGTCATCGCCGGGGGCAGCCCCCATCCGCTGGCGGTCGCCAAGTCGCTGATCGGGCCGTTCGCCGCCGGGCCGGTGGTCGCGGGTCCGGTCGTCCCCGATCTGCTGGCCGCCACCCGGTCCGCGCAGGCCGCCGCCGCGGGGCTGAAGGCCTGTTCGGCCTGGCAGGACGCGCCGCGGCCGGTGCTCGCGGACGATCTGCTGCCGGAGCGGGCGATCGCGGGTGATCCGGGCGCGCGCGAGCAGCTGGTGGAGGAGATCTACAGACCGCTGGAGGAGGCCGGCTCCGCGCTCCTGGAAACCCTGAGTGTGTACCTGGAGCAGGCGAGCAGTCTGGAAGGCGCGGCGAGGATGCTCTTCGTTCACCCGAACACCGTGCGCTACCGGCTCCGACGTGTGACTGATGTCACCGGATGGTCGCCTTCGGATGTACGATCCGCGTTCACACTGCGGATCGCGCTCATCCTGGGGCGTCTGGCCGATGGTGAACCCCAGACATAGGGTTTTGTCGGAGGCCCACAAAAGCCCTTCGTGTTCTTCGTCCCTGTCCTCACGGGCGGCCGTGCCCGTCCCCAAGAGAGAGTGTGAGAGTGCTCGTACTCGTCGCTCCCGGCCAGGGCGCTCAGACGCCCGGCTTCCTGACCCCCTGGCTCGAACTGCCCGGTGCCGCGGACCGCGTCGCCGCCTGGTCGGACGCCATCGGACTGGACCTCGTCCACTACGGCACCCAGGCCGATGCCGACGCCATCCGTGACACCGCGGTGGCGCAGCCGCTGCTCGTGGCCGCCGGCATCCTGTCCGCCGCGGCACTCGGTGACATCTCCGAGATCGCCCCCGGCGCGGTCGCCGGTCACAGTGTGGGGGAGATCACCGCCGCCGCCTTCGCCGGCGTCCTGGACGACACGGCCGCCCTCGGCCTCGTCCGCACGCGGGGTCTGGCGATGGCCGACGCCGCCGCGGTCACCGAGACCGGCATGGCGGCGCTGCTCGGCGGCGACCCCGAGGTGACCCTCCCGCACCTGGAGAAGCTGGGCCTGACCCCGGCGAACATCAACGGCGCGGGCCAGATCGTCGCCGCCGGCACGCTGGAGCAGCTGGCCGCACTGGCCGAGGACAAGCCCGAGGGCGTGCGCAAGGTCGTCCCGCTGAAGGTGGCCGGCGCCTTCCACACCAGCCACATGGCGCCCGCGGTGGACACCCTGGCCAAGGCCGCGGCGGAGCTGTCGCCGGCCGACCCGAAGGTGCCGTACGTCTCCAACAAGGACGGCCGGGCCGTCGCCTCCGGCACGGAGGTGCTGGAGCGGCTGGTCGGCCAGGTCGCCAACCCGGTGCGCTGGGACCTGTGCATGGAGACGTTCAAGGAGCTGGGCGTCACCGCGCTCGTCGAGGTGTGCCCGGGCGGCACGCTGACCGGCCTGGCCAAGCGTGCTCTGCCCGGTGTCAGGACGCTGGCGCTGAAGACCCCCGACGACCTCGACGCGGCCCGCGCTCTGCTCGCAGAGCACACAGGCGCCTAAGGAGCCGTACATGGCGAAGATCAAGCCCAGCAAGGGTGCCCCGCACGCGCGCATCCTCGGCGTCGGCGGCTACCGGCCGACCCGGGTGGTGCCCAACGAGGTGATCCTGGAGCGGATCGACTCCTCCGACGAGTGGATCCGCTCGCGCTCCGGCATCGAGACCCGGCACTGGGCCGGTCCCGAGGAGACCGTGGCCGCGATGGCGATCGAGGCCTCCGGGAAGGCGATCGCGGACGCCGGGATCGACGCCGAGCAGATCGGCGCGGTGATCGTCTCGACCGTCTCGCACTTCACCCAGACCCCGGCCGTCGCCACGGAGATCGCCGACAGGCTGGGCACGGACAAGGCCGCCGCCTTCGACATCTCGGCCGGCTGCGCGGGCTTCGGCTACGGCCTGACACTCGCCAAGGGCCTGGTGGTGGAAGGTTCCGCCGACCACGTGCTCGTGATCGGCGTGGAGCGGCTGAGCGACCTGACCGACCTGGAGGACCGGGCGACCGCGTTCCTGTTCGGTGACGGCGCCGGCGCGGTCGTGGTCGGCCCCTCGACGGAGCCGGCGATCGGCCCGACGGTGTGGGGCTCGGAGGGCGACAAGTCCGAGACCATCAAGCAGACCGTCCCCTGGGACCGTTTCGCCCTCGGTGACGTCTCCCAGCTGCCCCTGGACAGCCAGGGCAACATCAAGTTCCCTGCGATCACGCAGGAGGGCCAGGCGGTCTTCCGCTGGGCCGTGTTCGAGATGGCGAAGGTCGCCCAGCAGGCGCTGGACGCGGCCGGAATCACCGCGGACGACCTGGACGTCTTCATCCCGCACCAGGCCAATGTGCGGATCATCGACTCGATGGTGAAGACACTGAAGCTGCCGGAGCACGTCACGGTCGCCCGTGACATCCGCACCACCGGCAACACCTCGGCCGCCTCGATCCCGCTCGCGATGGAGCGGCTCCTGGCGACCGGGGAGGCGAAGAGCGGCGACACCGCGCTCGTCATCGGATTCGGGGCGGGTCTCGTCTACGCCGCCACGGTCGTTACCCTCCCCTAGGCACTCCGTGCCGGATCATGCGATCCGGCAGGGGGAAAACTGCCACAAACCGTCTGGAATATCTAAGAAGGAGCGCCTGACATGGCCGCCACTCAGGAAGAGATCGTCGCCGGTCTCGCCGAAATCGTGAACGAGATCGCCGGCATCCCGGTTGAGGACGTCCAGCTGGACAAGTCCTTCACCGACGACCTGGACGTCGACTCGCTGTCCATGGTCGAGGTCGTCGTCGCCGCCGAGGAGCGCTTCGACGTGAAGATCCCGGACGAGGACGTCAAGAACCTCAAGACCGTCGGCGACGCGACCGACTACATCCTCAAGCACCAGGCCTGAGCCACCCCCTAGGCCGCAGGCTGCAAGGCCCCGCCACCCGGCGGTGGCGCCGTAATCCCCGCTGACGCGGGGGTAGTCCTCCCGTATCCGTTGGAGAAAGAATTCCCGTGAGCCCGACCAATCGCACCGTGGTCGTCACCGGTATCGGCGCAACCACACCGCTGGGTGGCGACGCAGCCTCGACCTGGGAGGCCCTGCTCGCCGGCACGTCCGGCGTCAGCCCCCTGGAGCAGGAGTGGGCGGCTCAGCTGCCGGTCCGTATCGCCGCGCAGATCGCCGTCGAACCGGGCGAGATCATCCCCCGCCCGCAGGCCCGCAAGCTGGACCGGTCCGCGCAGTTCGCGCTGATCGCCGCTCAGGAGGCCTGGAAGGACGCCGGTTTCACCGCCAAGGCCGGTGAGGACGCGTCCGTGAACCCCGATCGTCTCGGTGCGGTCATCGCCTCCGGCATCGGCGGCGTGACGACCCTGCTGGACCAGTACGACGTCCTGCGGGACAAGGGCGTACGCCGCGTCTCCCCGCACACCGTGCCGATGCTGATGCCCAACTCCCCGGCGGCCAACGTCGGGATCGAGCTGGGTGCCCGCGCCGGTGTGCACACCCCCGTCTCGGCCTGCGCCTCGGGCGCGGAGGCCATCGGGTACGCGATCGAGATGATCCGCACCGGACGTGCGGACGTGGTCGTGGCCGGTGGCACCGAGGCCGCCATCCACCCGCTGCCGATCGCCGCGTTCGGCAACATGATGGCGATGTCCAAGAACAACGACGACCCGCAGGGTGCCTCGCGTCCCTACGACGCCGGCCGGGACGGTTTCGTGCTCGGCGAGGGCGCCGGTGTGATCGTCCTGGAGTCCGAGGAGCACGCGAAGGCCCGCGGCGCCCGGATCTACGTGGAGGCGGTCGGCCAGGGCATCTCCGCCGACGCCCACCACATCACGCAGCCGGAGCCGTCCGGCAACGGCATCGCGCACGCGCTGCAGAACCTGCTGGACAACACCGACCTGAAGCCGGCCGAGGTCGTGCACGTGAACGCGCACGCCACGTCGACGCCGCAGGGTGACGTCGCCGAGATCAAGGCGCTGCGCAAGGTGTTCGGCGACGACGTCGACCACATGGCGATCTCCGCGACCAAGTCGATGACCGGTCACCTGCTCGGCGGTGCCGGTGGCATCGAGACCGTCGCGTCGATCCTGGCGCTGGTGAACCGTACGGCCCCGCCGACGATCAACGTGGAGAACCTCGACCCCGAGGTCAACGCGGACGTCGTCGTCGGTGAGGCGCGTCAGCTGCCCGAGGGCCGTATCGCCGCGCTGAACGACTCGTTCGGGTTCGGCGGGCACAACGTGGTGCTGGCGTTCCGGACGATCTGAGTCCCGTGACGTCGATGGCCCGGTCTCCTGTGATGGAGATCGGGCCATCGCCTTTGGTGGTGGCTCTTCGTCGCCGGATGCCGGTCCGTCGTGGTTGCCCGCGCGGGTCGCCGCGCCTCCTCGGGGCCCGCTACACCACTTGGTGCAGCCAGCGGACCGGGGCGCCCTCGCCGGCGTAGCGGAACGGCTCCAGTTCGTCGTCCCAGGGCTTGCCCAGGAGTTTGGCGATCTCTGCTTCCAGGTCGGTCTCGCCCCGCTGAGAGCGCGTCAGCGCCGCGCGCAGGCGGTCCTCGGGGATCAGGATGTCGCCGTGGATGCCGGTGACGGCGTGGAAGATGCCGAGGTCGGGGGTGCAGCTGTAGCGCTCACCCTCGGCGGTGGGGCAGGGCTCGGCGGTGACCTCGAAGCGCAGCAGGCGCCAGCCGCGCAGCGCGGAGGCGAGTTTGGAGGCGGTGCTGGCCTCGCCCTGCCAGGAGAACTCCGAGCGCCAGGTGCCGGGGGCCGCGGGCTGCCGGATCCAGTCGAGGTTGACGCGCGTGCCGAGCACCCCGGCGACGGCCCACTCGACGTGCGGGCACAGCGCGCGCGGCGCGGAGTGCACGTACAGAACTCCACGTGTCGTCACCGGAACCTCCGGGCAGAGCGGGACATCTTGCGGACTGGCTGGGCGGCAGTGGCGCGACGGCCGCGTTGATGGCGAGGCTACCCTGCGGCGGCGCAAGGAGTGTGACGTACCGTCGGTCCCGGTGCCAGGAAACCGCCGCCATTCACCCAGGGGGACGCTTGTACGGGGGTGCGCCGTTCCCGGAGGCGGGGACGGGAACCCCCGCACGTTGTCATGGGAGGGAAGTGCCGACCGTCGAGCGAGGGGAACAGCAGGGATGCGGAAGCGAACCCACCGTGTGCGGACCGTCCTCTGCGTCGTGGCGGCCGTGGTGCTGGGTGCCGCCGGCTGTGCCGGCGGGGACGGGCACGCGCCGGCCCCGAAGGGCACCAAGGCGCGCGCGGTCCGGCCTCCGGTGTGGGACCGCAGTCCCGGCTCCCTCGCCGCGGTGGGCGACTCCATCACGCGCGGCTTCGACGCGTGCACCGTGCTGTCGGACTGCCCTGAGGTGTCGTGGGCGACGGGCCGCGACGCCAGGGTGGACAGCCTGGCCGTACGGCTGCTGGGCGCGACGAGGGCGGCGACGCACAGCTGGAACTACGCGGTGACCGGCGCCCGCATGGCCGACCTGCCGGAGCAGATGGAGCAGGCGGCCGCCCGCGGCCCGGAGCTGGTGACGGTGATGGTGGGCGCGAACGACGCCTGCCGGTCCTCGGCCTCGGTGATGACCTCGGTGGCCGACTTCCGCGCGGACTTCGAGGAGGCGATGAGCACCCTGCGCTCGTCACTGCCGAAGACGCAGGTGTACGTGGCGAGCGTGCCGAACCTGAAGCGGCTGTGGTCCCAGGGCCGGGCGAACGTGCTGGGCAAGCAGGTGTGGAAGCTGGGCATCTGCCCCTCGATGCTGGCCGACGCGGACGATCTGACCAGTGCGGCGATGGTGCGCCGGGACAGCGTGCAGCAGCGGGTGGTGGAGTACAACAAGGTGTTGAAGGACGTCTGCGCGAAGGACCCACGCTGCCGCTTCGACGACAACGCCGTGTACGACTACCGCTTCGGCACGGACCAGCTCAGCCACTGGGACTGGTTCCATCCCAGCACGGACGGCCAGGCGCGGCTGGCGGAGATCGCGTACCGCAGGATCACGGCGAGCCAACCGTGACCTAGTGTTCCCCACATGAACGAACTTTTCGGCACACTTTCCGACGGCACCCCGGTGCACCGGTGGACGCTGGAGCGCGGCGGGGTGCGGGTTCGGGTGCTGTCGTACGGCGGGATCGTGCAGTCGGTCGAGGTACCGGAGGGGGCCGGGCGGACGGTGGACGTGGTGCTGGGTTTCCCCGGTCTCGACGGTTATCTGGCGCATCCCGAGCCGTATCTGGGTGCCGTGATCGGGCGGTACGCGAACCGGATCGCAGGCGGCCGGTTCTCACTGGACGACCGGACGTACGCGCTGGCGCGGAACAACGGCCCGAACTCGCTGCACGGCGGCGAGCGCGGGTTCGACAAGCGGGTGTGGGACGTGACGCCCGTCGCGCACGGGCTGCGCCTGAGCCGGGTCAGCCCGCACGGTGAGGAGGGCTTTCCGGGGCGGCTGGCGGTGACGGTGACGTACACGCTCGGCGAGTCGGGTGCGCTGCGGATCGGGTACGAGGCGGTCACCGACGCGCCGACGGTGGTGAACCTGACGAACCACACGTACTGGAACCTGAGCGGTTCCGGCCACGCCGACGGCCACGAGCTGCGGCTGGCCGCGTCCCGGTACACACCGGTGGACACGGACCTGATCCCCGCCGGGGAACCGGCGGACGTCACGGGCTCCCGCTTCGATTTCCGCACGGCCCGCAAGGTCGGCACCGGGTACGACCACAACTTCGTGCTCGACAAGGGGCCGACCGGGGCGGCCGAGGAGGTGGCCGAGCTGTACGACCCCGCGTCCGGGCGGACCCTGACGGTGGCGACGACCGAGCCGGGCCTCCAGCTGTACACCGCCGACCATCTGTCCGGCCCGTTCTCCCCCGGCGCCGGGATCGCCCTGGAGACGCAGCACTTCCCGGACTCCCCCAACCGGCCCGGCTTCCCGAGCACGGTCCTGCGTCCCGGGGAGGTCTTCCGGTCGGAGACGGTGTACGCCGTCTCGGCGCCCTAGGGTCATTCGGCTGCGTTCAGGCCGGACCAGGGAGCGGGGTCCGGTGCCGTGCGCCGCAAGGCGGAGAAGAGCGCCCCGGCGGAGCCACGGCAGCCGGCGGCAACGGGGTGAGGCGCGGTGCCGGGGCGTGCGAGCCCGGCGTGATCCGGACGACGGGCCCTGGCCTCCGGCCCCGGACAGCGCGGAGGCCTCCGGGCCGGCGAGGACGGAAGTCCCACCGGCCCGGAGGCCTCGACCGTGGCGGGAAGGGGAAACCTCACCGCCGGACCGGCCACTGCCCGACTCAGCCACCGGCACCAGCACCCGCACCGGCCCCGGCACCAGCACCCGCACCGGCACCGGCACCCGCGCCGGCACCAGCACCCGCACCCGCGCCCGCACCGGCTCCAGCACCGGCCCCAGCACCAGCACCCGCACCAGCACCCGCACCGGCTCCAGCCCCAGCACCCGCACCCGCACCCGCACCGGCTCCAGCACCGGCCCCAGCACCAGCACCCGCTCCAGCCCCGGCACCGGCACCCGCTCCAGCACCAGCACCCGCACCGGCTCCAGCACCGGCCCCAGCGCCGGCACCCGCTCCAGCCCCGGCACCCGCACCGGCTCCAGCCCCGGCACCCGCTCCAGCCCCGGCACCCGCACCAGCCCCAGCACCCGCACCCGCACCCGCACCGGCTCCAGCGCCGGCACCAGCACCAGCACCAGCACCAGCACCAGCACCAGCACCAGCACCCTTGCCCTTAACCGGCTTGTTGTGCTTGTTGTTGTGCTTGGACTTGTGGTCGTTGGAGTGCTTGGCCTTGTCGTGTACCTGGGTGTGCACCGTCTGCGGTGCGACCGTCGGTGCGGCGAAAGCAGTGGTGGGGAGCAGTACACCGCCGGCTGCCAGGGTGACCGTGGTGGCCAGCATCGCGAGCCGCTTCTTGTAGGTCTTGCGCTCGGTGTTCGTCATGGGAATCCGCCTCCGTGGGGGGTTGGTGCCCGAGCCGTTCTCGGGCTGCTTCAAATGAACCCCGGCGGCCACACCCCGGTCAGGTTCCGGGAAGTCGTAACTTGACGAACCGGACATAACGGTGTTAAACGCAGATGCCGAGCCCCGGCCCAGGGGTCAGGTCCCGGGCCGGGGCTGCTCATGCGGGAGGCTTGTCCCGGATCAGACGTTAATCGGCGCGGTCAGCCTGCGGTCGGCGATCGAGCGTCCGGCGGCGATCTCGTACGAACCCTTCACACATACCCACGCCTCCCCCGTCTCGTCCCAGACCTCGAAGGCGCGGCGCGGCAGCTCCACGGTGGCCTCGGCACTCTCCCCCGGCCCGGCCTCGACGGACGCGAAGCCCGCCAGCAGGCGCGCCGGGCGCTCCGGGCCGGGCCCGGCCGGGGAGACGTAGACCTGGACGACCTCCCGGCCGGCCCGCTCGCCGGTGTTGCGCACCCGCACCCGGACGGTGGTGCCCTCGACTTTCAGGGACTCGTAGGCCCAGTCGGTGTAGCCGAGGCCGTGGCCGAAGGGGTACGACGGGGTGCGGCCGGCCTGGTCCCAGGCCCGGTAGCCGATGAACACGCCCTCGCTGTACGGAAGTTCGCCGTCGACCGGGACGACCTGGGTGACCGGGGCGTCGGCGAGGGGGCCCCAGGTGGTGGGGAGCCGGCCGCCGGGCTCGTGCGCGCCGGTGAGGACGTCGGCGAGGGCGCCGCCGCCCTCCTGGCCGGGGAACCAGGTCAGCAGGACGGCGGCGACCTCGTCCCGCCAGGGCAGCTCCACCGGGGAGCCGGCGTTGACGACCACGACGGTGTTCGGGTTGGCGGCGGCGACCGCGCGAACGAGGTCGTCCTGGCGGCCGGGCAGGGTCAGGTCCCGGCGGTCGAAGCCCTCGGACTCCACGCGGTCGGTGGTGGCGACCACGACGACGGCCGTGCCGGCGGCGCGGGCGGCCTCGACGGCCTCGGCGATCAGCTCGTCCGGGTCGCGCTGCGGGCCGGAGTGGGCGAGCGCGAAGCCGACCACCTTCATCGGGAGGTCCTCGGGGAGCCGGACGACGTGGGTGAGGGCGACGTCGACCGGTTCGCCGGCGGTCAGCTCCACCTCGGCCCGGGGGACGGGGGCGCCCAAGAAGGCCTCGAACGGATCGTCCTTGTCGGGGCGCTGGACGTCGTCGTAGTACGTCGTGCCGTCGACGGTGAGGGTGAAGGGGCCCATGCCCTTGATCCCGAAGCGGTGCGGGCCGGACTCGCGGGGGGTGAAGGTGCCCGTCAGCTCGACGGTGTGGAGGTTGTCGTGGGTGACGCCGTCGGGGAGGTCGGAGCCCATCCACTGGATGAGGCCGCCGGGGGCGGAGCGGCTGCCGACGACCTCGCCGGCGGCGTCGCGGCAGACGGCGCGCAGGGTCAAGCCCTGGTCGGCGACGGCGAGTTCGGTGGCCGGGTCGGCGCCGACGGCGTAGGTGAGGGCGCCCTCGGGGAGGGCGGCGGTGAGGCCGTCGAGCGGGGAGACGATCCGGGCCGGGAAGACGGTGGCCGAGCCGCCGCCGAGCACGCGGGCGTCGCGGGCGGCGGCGCCGATCAGGGCCACGGTGCCGTGGGGCGGCAGCGGCAGGGCGCGGTTCTCGTTGCGCACCAGGACGAAGGAGCGGCGGGCGATCTCGCGGGCCAGGGCCTCGCCGTCGACCGGCGCGGGCGGTGCGGGGACCACCGGTTCGGCGCCGGCCAGGATGCCGACCCGGGCGGCGAGCCGCAGTACCCGGCGGACGGCCGCGTCGACCGCGGCCTCGCCCACCCTGCCGTCCCGCACGGCCCGGGCGAGCGCGGGGCCGTAGACGGTCCGGGGACCGGGCATGGCGACGTCCAGGCCGCCGTTGACGGCGCCGACGGTGTCCCGGGCGGCCGTCCAGTCGGAGACGTTGCAGCCGTCGAAGTCCCATTCGCCGCGCAGGACCTCGTTGACGAGGTGGTGGTGCTCGGTCATCGTCGTGCCGTTGACGCTGTTGTAGGCGGTCATGACGCCCCAGGGGCGGGCGTTCTCGACGATGGCCTCGAAGGGGGCCAGGTACAGCTCGCGCAGGGCGCGTTCGGGGACCAGGTTGTTCACCGTGAGGCGGTCGGTCTCGGCGTCGTTGGCGACGAAGTGCTTGACGGTGGTGCCGACTCCGCCGGACTGGACGCCGCGGACGTACCCGGTGCCGATGACGCCGGTCAGGTAGGGGTCCTCGCTGTAGCACTCGAAGTGGCGGCCGCCGAGCGGGGAGCGGTGCAGGTTGACCGTGGGGGCGAGCAGGACGTGGACGCCCTTGCGGCGGGCCTCCTGGGCGAGCAGGACGCCGGCGCGGCGGGCGAGTTCGGGGTCCCAGGTGGCGGCGAGCGCGGTCGGGGAGGGCAGGGCGACGGAGGGGTCGTCGGCACTCCAGCGCACGCCCCGGACGCCGATCGGGCCGTCCGACATCACCAGGGACTCCAGGCCGATCTCGGGCAGTGCGGGCAGGGTCCACATGTCCTGGCCGGCCAGCAGCCGCGCCTTGGCGTCGAGGTCGAGCGTGCCGAGGGCGGCCTCCACGACCGCCTCGCGGGCCTTGTCGGCCGGGGTGGGCTGGGCTCCCGCCATCGCGGTTCCTCCTCGTCGAGTCCGTTCAGGTGGGTCCATCGTGCCCGCGCGGCCTGTAGAGCGGTAGGTTTCGTCATCTTGCCGTTATGTTCGCGGTGGAGGGATGTCGTACGGTGTCGTCATGAGCGCGAGGGTCAGGAGCGAGGAGCGGCGCGCGGAGATCGTCGGGGCCGCGCTCGAGGTGATCGCCGAGCGGGGGTACCGGGGGGCGAGCCTGGCCGCGGTGGCCGAGCGCGTCGGGCTGACCCAGCAGGGGCTGCTGCACTACTTCCCCACCAAGGACGCCCTGCTGGTGGCCGTGCTCCAGGAGCGGGACCGGTGGGACGCGGTGCCGGACCCGCAGTGGCGGATGGATCTGCTGGCCTCGCTGGTCGAGTACAACGCGATGCGGCCGGCGATCATCCAGACCTTCTCGGCGCTGCTCGGCGAGAGCGTGACGGAGGGGCATCCGGCGCGGGAGTACTTCACCGAGCGGTATGCGCGTGTCCGCGCGGCCATGGCCGCGGTCCTGCGCACCGAGTACGGGGACCGGCTGCCCAACGGGCTCACCCCCGAGCGGACCGCCCCGCTGCTCGTGGCGGTGATGGACGGCCTCCAGTACCAGTGGCTCCTGGACCCGGAGTCGGTGGACATGCCGGGCGCCTTCCGTGACTTCCTGCGGCTGCTGGGCGAGCCGGTGGAGTAGGGCACCCCTGGAAGCGGGCGGCACCGCGGCCCCGAGGGCGCGCGCAGCCGGAGCCGCGCCGGGCCATGGCGGATGACCCCCCTCGGCGCCTACCGTGGGACGGCCCGCACCGACGGAAGGACACCAACTCCCGTGCTCCGCATACGCGTTCGCTCCGGCGTCCTCGGTCTGGCCCTGTTGGCCGGACTGGCCGTTCCCCCGGCCACCGCCTCCGCCGCACCGGCCACCGCCCCCTCCCCCACCGCCGAGGAGCAGCGGCTCGACGGCGCCGTGCCGCAGGAGATCCTCCGGCGGTCGGGATTCGACGGCGTGGCGGCGGAGTTCGGCCGTGCGCTGGAGGGGGCGCACGACTACGCGCAGGCCCGCCGCATCGTCGTACGGGAGGGATCCGCACTGTGGCGGCGGGCCGTGGACCGGGCGCAGGGGCGGGGGCCGGCGGGTGGTGACCTGAGCCGGGACGACGACCGGCCGCTGTACTGGGCGCGGCTGGGGATGAGCCGGCACGTGCGCACCTGGGAGCCCCGGTTCGGCCTCACCGGCGGACAACGGGACGCGTTGCTGGACCGGTTGGAGCGGACCTCGCGGGGGCAGACCGACATCCGCTACCCGGCGTCCGGCCGGCTGCGGCGCGTGCTGCTCACCGGTTTCGACCCGTTCACGCTCGACCGGGACATCCGTATCTCCAACCCCTCCGGGGCGACGGCGCTCGCGCTCGACGGCACGGTGGTCGAGACGGCGCGGGGGCCGGCCCGGATCGAGACCGCCGTGTTCCCGGTGCGCTGGGACGACTTCGCCGAGGGCACGGTGGAGCGGACGCTGCGGCCGTACCTGCCGAGGGTGGACCTGTTCACGACCGTGAGCCAGGGCCGCGTCGGCCGGTTCGACATCGAGCGCACCAACGGTGCCTGGCGCGGCGGCTTCCCGGACAACGACAACGTCTCCCGGACCGGGACCGTCCCGGTCGCCGACCCGTCGGCACAGCCGCAGTGGACGGGCACGACCCTGCCGTACGCCGCCGTCGTGGCCGCGCCGACGGGCCGCTTCCCGGTGTACGACCACACGGAGGTGACCGAGATCCCGGCGGGCGGCGGCGATCCCGTCGTACGGCCGGACGGACCGACCCCCGGCTCCACCGCGCGCGCCGGGGCCGGCGGGGACTACCTGTCCAACGAGATCGCCTACCGGGCCACCCTGCTGCGGGACCGGCTCGGGCTGCACGACACCCTGCCCGGCGGGCATGTGCACACCCCGGTGCTCCGGTTCGGGGCCGGGAACACCACGGAGGTGACCGACCCCGAGTTCGTGCGCAACCGGCTGGACATCGTGGGGCAGGTGCGGGCGATCGTGGCCGTGTCCGTGGGCGCGACGGCGAACGCCCCGGTCAGGAAGTGACGTTCTGTGCCGTCTCCTCGGCCTCACCGGCGATCTCCTCGCCGAGCAGGTCCCGGGCGAGGAGCGTGGCGCCCGCGACCGCGCCCGGCATCAGGAACACCGCGACGAACGGGACCAGGAAGGCCAGGCCCAGGGGCGTGCCGAAGCCCCAGACCAGGGCCTTGCGGGAGCGGAGCAGGGTGAGGCGGGCGCGCAGGTCGA contains these protein-coding regions:
- a CDS encoding TetR/AcrR family transcriptional regulator: MSYGVVMSARVRSEERRAEIVGAALEVIAERGYRGASLAAVAERVGLTQQGLLHYFPTKDALLVAVLQERDRWDAVPDPQWRMDLLASLVEYNAMRPAIIQTFSALLGESVTEGHPAREYFTERYARVRAAMAAVLRTEYGDRLPNGLTPERTAPLLVAVMDGLQYQWLLDPESVDMPGAFRDFLRLLGEPVE
- a CDS encoding SGNH/GDSL hydrolase family protein; the protein is MRKRTHRVRTVLCVVAAVVLGAAGCAGGDGHAPAPKGTKARAVRPPVWDRSPGSLAAVGDSITRGFDACTVLSDCPEVSWATGRDARVDSLAVRLLGATRAATHSWNYAVTGARMADLPEQMEQAAARGPELVTVMVGANDACRSSASVMTSVADFRADFEEAMSTLRSSLPKTQVYVASVPNLKRLWSQGRANVLGKQVWKLGICPSMLADADDLTSAAMVRRDSVQQRVVEYNKVLKDVCAKDPRCRFDDNAVYDYRFGTDQLSHWDWFHPSTDGQARLAEIAYRRITASQP
- a CDS encoding pyroglutamyl peptidase encodes the protein MLRIRVRSGVLGLALLAGLAVPPATASAAPATAPSPTAEEQRLDGAVPQEILRRSGFDGVAAEFGRALEGAHDYAQARRIVVREGSALWRRAVDRAQGRGPAGGDLSRDDDRPLYWARLGMSRHVRTWEPRFGLTGGQRDALLDRLERTSRGQTDIRYPASGRLRRVLLTGFDPFTLDRDIRISNPSGATALALDGTVVETARGPARIETAVFPVRWDDFAEGTVERTLRPYLPRVDLFTTVSQGRVGRFDIERTNGAWRGGFPDNDNVSRTGTVPVADPSAQPQWTGTTLPYAAVVAAPTGRFPVYDHTEVTEIPAGGGDPVVRPDGPTPGSTARAGAGGDYLSNEIAYRATLLRDRLGLHDTLPGGHVHTPVLRFGAGNTTEVTDPEFVRNRLDIVGQVRAIVAVSVGATANAPVRK
- a CDS encoding aldose epimerase family protein — protein: MNELFGTLSDGTPVHRWTLERGGVRVRVLSYGGIVQSVEVPEGAGRTVDVVLGFPGLDGYLAHPEPYLGAVIGRYANRIAGGRFSLDDRTYALARNNGPNSLHGGERGFDKRVWDVTPVAHGLRLSRVSPHGEEGFPGRLAVTVTYTLGESGALRIGYEAVTDAPTVVNLTNHTYWNLSGSGHADGHELRLAASRYTPVDTDLIPAGEPADVTGSRFDFRTARKVGTGYDHNFVLDKGPTGAAEEVAELYDPASGRTLTVATTEPGLQLYTADHLSGPFSPGAGIALETQHFPDSPNRPGFPSTVLRPGEVFRSETVYAVSAP
- a CDS encoding beta-glucosidase H, encoding MAGAQPTPADKAREAVVEAALGTLDLDAKARLLAGQDMWTLPALPEIGLESLVMSDGPIGVRGVRWSADDPSVALPSPTALAATWDPELARRAGVLLAQEARRKGVHVLLAPTVNLHRSPLGGRHFECYSEDPYLTGVIGTGYVRGVQSGGVGTTVKHFVANDAETDRLTVNNLVPERALRELYLAPFEAIVENARPWGVMTAYNSVNGTTMTEHHHLVNEVLRGEWDFDGCNVSDWTAARDTVGAVNGGLDVAMPGPRTVYGPALARAVRDGRVGEAAVDAAVRRVLRLAARVGILAGAEPVVPAPPAPVDGEALAREIARRSFVLVRNENRALPLPPHGTVALIGAAARDARVLGGGSATVFPARIVSPLDGLTAALPEGALTYAVGADPATELAVADQGLTLRAVCRDAAGEVVGSRSAPGGLIQWMGSDLPDGVTHDNLHTVELTGTFTPRESGPHRFGIKGMGPFTLTVDGTTYYDDVQRPDKDDPFEAFLGAPVPRAEVELTAGEPVDVALTHVVRLPEDLPMKVVGFALAHSGPQRDPDELIAEAVEAARAAGTAVVVVATTDRVESEGFDRRDLTLPGRQDDLVRAVAAANPNTVVVVNAGSPVELPWRDEVAAVLLTWFPGQEGGGALADVLTGAHEPGGRLPTTWGPLADAPVTQVVPVDGELPYSEGVFIGYRAWDQAGRTPSYPFGHGLGYTDWAYESLKVEGTTVRVRVRNTGERAGREVVQVYVSPAGPGPERPARLLAGFASVEAGPGESAEATVELPRRAFEVWDETGEAWVCVKGSYEIAAGRSIADRRLTAPINV